In the genome of Quercus robur chromosome 3, dhQueRobu3.1, whole genome shotgun sequence, one region contains:
- the LOC126719451 gene encoding uncharacterized protein LOC126719451, translated as MTSKFNKEMYAKIKGKKNEPLSSIGQKRLRITDREKEKEVVERGSSTPTLDLDEGLVASPGVSIEEVARPSKKQKAASKGKGKADASVWSDAGTAMDRATELFTPAEMREVTSIPSHEMVSRHVHKLVQVLGETMHITTQYLANEEKAVVANSKVDALEAEASGLRKDLITTMDSLNASKEQVRVLTEELDSERQTVKQKDELLATAAQKMKVAVAKAVTAFQSSEEYNTLLFQWYFKGFELLRRYLIKHGPAVSLDDLDFEAVDKEIEEDEAAQTGASTGVEPPQATQDDEIPPSA; from the exons ATGACGTCAAAATTCAACAAGGAGATGTATGCTAAAATCAAGGGCAAAAAGAATGAGCCCCTTTCCAGCATAGGCCAGAAGCGGCTGAGGATCACGGATAGGGAGAAGGAGAAAGAGGTAGTGGAGAGAGGGTCGTCCACACCTACCCTTGATCTGGACGAAGGTCTGGTTGCATCTCCTGGAGTTTCAATCGAGGAGGTTGCTCGTCCCTCGAAGAAGCAGAAAGCTGCTAGCAAGGGAAAAGGGAAAGCTGATGCCAGCGTTTGGTCAGATGCAGGGACGGCCATGGACCGTGCTACCGAGCTCTTTACCCCTGCTGAGATGAGGGAAGTTACGAGCATTCCTTCACACGAGATGGTGAGCCGCCACGTCCACAAACTCGTGCAG GTGTTGGGGGAGACCATGCACATCACCACTCAGTACCTGGCAAATGAGGAGAAGGCCGTCGTGGCCAACTCGAAGGTAGACGCTTTGGAGGCTGAAGCTTCTGGTTTGCGCAAGGACTTGATCACAACTATGGACTCTCTCAACGCTTCTAAGGAGCAAGTCCGCGTGCTAACGGAGGAGCTGGATTCTGAGAGACAAACCGTGAAGCAGAAGGACGAACTTCTAGCGACGGCTGCTCAGAAGATGAAGGTTGCAGTAGCCAAAGCCGTCACTGCCTTCCAATCCTCTGAAGAATACAACACCCTTCTCTTCCAGTGGTACTTTAAAGGGTTCGAGCTGCTGCGAAGGTATCTCATCAAGCATGGTCCTGCCGTGAGCCTTGACGATCTGGACTTTGAAGCCGTTGATAAGGAGATTGAGGAGGACGAGGCGGCTCAAACAGGAGCGTCCACCGGCGTCGAACCACCTCAGGCTACCCAGGACGATGAAATTCCCCCTTCAGCCTAG
- the LOC126719452 gene encoding disease resistance protein At4g27190-like, producing MEFITATFQAALLQSFKIVEHVLKYAETLEQSDKIVEHVRKYVVNHSAQIDELREAIKQLEEARSHVQHNIEAAKKNLQEEDADDLEKWSDGANKMIEEANKIISEHGAKMMCCNGWCPNLISRYRLSKKACQKKVDLEKYKEKDLTKEVNVVGGRENALSTRGYMEFKSRESVCDKVMGALKDGKAEMIGVFGMAGSGKTMLVKNVAKQAKQEGLFDEVIVTAVSETPDFEKIQEEIARNLGLTLEVNQDRTDRLCKRLKDEKKTLIILDDVWKRSELDMKALGISFGNDQKGCKLLLTSRDQCVLSNDLKIEEIFIFKVNPLEPGEAKSLFMKGVGNFDPKFQKTVDEAVAECGGVPLAITTVAKALRKESPDHWSSSVQKWQKSKSVGMYGPHDAVSSAIKLSYDYLESKEEQLLFLLCSLHAEDQEINIDNLLRYGVGYVPSDIYDVGLGVFQGAYTMEQARDSLNASIKSLKDCCLLLDGNDGGTIKMHDVTRDAAIKIAKKKFIFIVKEALDLERRSKSKDLIGFSLPYGYVSEHLERLICPQLKLFFLFNHKNSLQIPNGFFEEMKELSVLSLNGIRLSLHDSSLRFLQNLQTLCLVGCKLDNIAVIGKLKDLKVLSLAWSNVKWLPKEIGNLHRLQLLDLGNCSQLQVIESYALSGLKRLNELYIENSFKQWEVEEQNASGNASVSELNHLSHLTTLNLHIPNARIVPDALCFKNLVRYKILIGDNWDWTNTGFEISTLKININGSFQLEDGIKTLLKKCEVLCLGEMKGVDKIQYRDCEGFPKLKYLDIKTNADIQYIICSKELRPIAFPVLESMFLRNMIKLEKIFYGDIETGFSHNLRKVSVEGCDSLKFVFYVSKTMLRLQEMVIYKCKEMDAVVKRSEHEIETKDYTMEFAQLRILELRFLPNLSCFNFDSESFELFDKKV from the coding sequence ATGGAATTTATTACAGCGACCTTTCAAGCGGCCCTTTTGCAATCATTTAAAATAGTTGAACATGTGCTGAAATATGCGGAAACCCTTGAGCAATCAGATAAAATAGTTGAACATGTGCGGAAATATGTGGTTAACCATAGTGCTCAGATCGACGAACTCAGAGAAGCAATCAAGCAGCTGGAGGAGGCTAGAAGTCATGTGCAGCATAATATTGAGGCTGCTAAAAAGAATCTACAGGAAGAAGATGCTGATGATCTCGAGAAGTGGAGTGATGGCGCTAATAAGATGATTGAAGAGGCAAACAAAATAATCTCTGAACATGGAGCAAAGATGATGTGCTGCAATGGGTGGTGTCCTAATTTAATATCACGTTATCGTCTCTCCAAAAAAGCATGCCAGAAAAAAGTCGACcttgaaaaatataaagaaaaagatctGACAAAAGAAGTTAACGTTGTTGGGGGAAGGGAGAATGCATTATCTACTAGAGGTTATATGGAATTTAAATCAAGAGAGTCAGTTTGCGATAAAGTTATGGGGGCATTGAAAGATGGTAAAGCGGAAATGATTGGGGTTTTTGGGATGGCCGGCTCGGGTAAGACTATGCTAGTCAAGAACGTTGCTAAACAAGCAAAACAAGAAGGATTATTTGATGAGGTAATTGTGACAGCTGTATCTGAAACTCCAGACTTCGAAAAGATTCAAGAAGAAATTGCACGAAACTTAGGTCTGACTCTTGAAGTGAATCAAGATAGAACAGATAGACTCTGCAAAAGGTTGAAGGATGAGAAAAAGACCCTTATAATTTTAGATGACGTTTGGAAGAGATCTGAGCTGGACATGAAAGCCCTTGGAATTTCATTTGGGAATGATCAGAAGGGTTGCAAATTATTGCTTACATCCAGAGATCAATGTGTACTAAGTAACgatttgaaaattgaagaaatttttatttttaaagtcaACCCTTTAGAACCAGGAGAAGCAAAGTCCTTGTTTATGAAGGGAGTGGGCAATTTCGACCCCAAATTCCAAAAGACGGTGGATGAGGCTGTTGCAGAATGTGGAGGTGTACCCCTTGCCATTACAACAGTTGCCAAAGCATTGAGAAAGGAGAGCCCGGATCATTGGAGTAGTTCCGTGCAAAAGTGGCAAAAGTCCAAGTCAGTGGGCATGTACGGACCGCATGATGCTGTGTCCTCAGCTATTAAGTTGAGTTACGATTATTTAGAAAGTAAGGAAGAACAGTTATTGTTCCTGCTGTGTAGTTTACATGCAGAAGATCAGGAAATAAATATTGATAACTTGTTGAGATATGGCGTGGGTTACGTTCCAAGTGACATATATGATGTGGGTTTGGGCGTGTTTCAAGGTGCCTATACAATGGAGCAAGCGAGAGATAGTTTGAACGCATCAATCAAAAGTTTGAAAGATTGTTGTTTGTTGTTGGATGGTAATGATGGTGGAACAATTAAAATGCATGATGTAACTCGTGATGCTGCCATTAAgattgcaaaaaagaaatttatttttattgtaaaagaGGCTCTTGATTTGGAAAGAAGGTCAAAAAGTAAagatttaattggattttcacTGCCTTATGGTTACGTTAGTGAGCATCTTGAAAGGTTGATATGTCCCCAACTAAAATTATTCTTCTTGTTCAACCATAAGAATTCATTACAAATCCCAAATGGGTTTTTTGAAGAGATGAAAGAGCTCAGTGTTTTGAGTTTAAATGGAATCCGTCTTTCATTACATGATTCATCACTTCGTTTCCTTCAAAACCTACAAACGTTGTGTTTGGTTGGCTGCAAGTTGGATAACATAGCTGTGATCGGAAAACTGAAGGATCTCAAAGTTCTTAGCCTTGCATGGTCTAATGTTAAATGGTTACCGAAAGAAATAGGGAATTTGCATCGCCTTCAGTTACTGGATTTGGGAAATTGTTCCCAACTACAAGTCATTGAATCTTATGCATTATCAGGGTTGAAAAGGCTAAATGAATTATATATTGAAAACAGCTTTAAGCAATGGGAGGTTGAAGAACAAAACGCTAGTGGAAATGCTAGCGTATCAGAGTTGAATCATTTGTCCCATTTGACCACGTTAAATTTACATATTCCTAATGCAAGGATTGTGCCAGATGCCTTGTGTTTCAAAAATTTGGTAAggtataaaatattaataggCGACAACTGGGATTGGACAAATACTGGGTTTGAAATCTCAACATTGAAAATCAACATTAATGGAAGTTTTCAATTAGAGGATGGGATTAAAACACTACTGAAGAAATGCGAAGTTCTCTGTTTGGGTGAAATGAAGGGTGTGGACAAGATTCAATACAGAGATTGTGAGGGTTTCCCAAAGCTAAAGTATCTTGATATAAAAACTAATGCTGATATTCAGTATATCATTTGTTCCAAAGAGCTTCGACCAATTGCCTTTCCTGTCTTGGAGTCGATGTTTCTAAGAAATATGATTAAATTGGAAAAGATATTCTACGGAGACATTGAAACGGGGTTTTCTCATAACTTACGAAAGGTCTCTGTGGAAGGCTGTGATAGTTTAAAATTTGTCTTCTACGTATCTAAGACCATGTTGCGGCTTCAAGAAATGGTTatatataaatgcaaagaaatggATGCAGTTGTGAAGCGAAGTGAACACGAAATAGAGACCAAAGATTATACGATGGAGTTCGCTCAATTGCGGATCTTGGAGCTACGATTTCTACCAAACTTGAGTTGCTTCAATTTTGATTCTGAATCTTTTGAACTATTCGACAAAAAGGTATGA
- the LOC126717615 gene encoding uncharacterized protein LOC126717615, which yields MTVDKSWMHLPTRSCTEYINGVENFLEYAFKHSTDGDMIINCPCIDCSNRYRKTRDEVQYHLLFRGIRRDYTTWYLHGEGDSEEEGDSEVEGDDDDGMLYGDMFDMIKDAYPQVVHGKESSGNEPQEPNGDAKKFYRLLEEVKQPLYPDCEKYSSLSFIVKLLHIKCISSWSNKSFSMLMELLKDAFPMCERLPSSNYEAKKIVNDLGLHYEKIDVCKDDCALYYKEYSEATQCPVCKLSRWQPNKGGKGKNKKVPWKVLRYFPLKSRLQRLFMSTKTAADMKWHHEKRVNDGVLRHPADCEAWKKFDQIHESFAMDPRNVRLGLATDGFNPFGNMSIKYSVWPIILFPYNLPPWMCMKEPYSLMSLLIPGPKGPGNDIDVFLRPLINELKELWEDGVCTYDASTKENFQMRAAVLWTIHDFPAYAVISGWSTKGNLACPCCHNETTHCRLRNGYKICYMGHRRFLALDHKWRNKKSQFNGKKERKTAPKRLSGDDVLKQIRPLKPIIFGKGQKKQFLEGHGQFHNWKKHSIFFELPYWRTLLLRHNLDVMHVEKNIFDNVIGTIMNIKDKTKDSLSTRLDLKEMGIRHTLHPIEVNGKIELPPACYTLSNDEKRAICLWLKNLKFPDGYSANLSRCVNIEERKISGMKTHDCHVFLERLLPLAVRDFLPKNVSDALTELSNFFKELCSKVLRVDDLDRLETQIAITLCKLEQIFPPSFFDVMVHLAIHLSWEAKVAGPVQYRWMYPVERYLRKLKNYVRNKAHAEGSIAEKYLADECLTFCSRYLHGIETKFNRVERNYDGGTSACANTSQLSIFSTPGRHLGKAIRCELNDDLHNAATFYVLQNCVEADRFVEEHKNILTNGGVLDIDRVHKQEFIAWFEKRITDLYNTKQVDGHMLSLARGPEKRAVFYRGYNVNGFRFHTNQCDESKRTQNNGVMVRGEDQSCNVPYYGQLTDIVELQYTEGNKVVLFKCDWYDVSREGIGYKRDRHGTTIVNTSRKLKTVEPFVLASQATQVYYVNGIKDPTWNVVIETKPRNLYEMPSDEEEPYQEEDNLHCNANVLQEENEDDDIDWRRSGVENMIIE from the exons ATGACGGTTGATAAATCTTGGATGCATCTTCCTACTAGATCTTGCACTGAGTATATTAATGGAGTTGAAAACTTTCTTGAGTATGCATTTAAACATTCAACAGATGGAGATATGATAATCAACTGTCCGTGTATTGATTGTAGCAACAGGTATCGTAAGACTCGGGATGAGGTCCAATATCATCTTTTATTTAGGGGTATAAGGAGAGATTATACTACTTGGTACCTTCATGGGGAAGGTGATAGTGAAGAGGAAGGTGATAGTGAAGTGgaaggtgatgatgatgatggtatGTTATATGGTGATATGTTTGATATGATCAAGGATGCTTATCCACAAGTGGTGCATGGCAAGGAATCAAGTGGAAATGAACCACAAGAGCCAAATGGAGatgcaaagaaattttatagaTTGTTGGAAGAGGTTAAACAGCCTTTGTATCCAGATTGTGAAAAGTATTCAAGTTTGTCCTTCATAGTCAAGTTATTGCACATAAAGTGCATATCATCATGGAGCAACAAGTCCTTTAGTATGTTAATGGAGTTGTTAAAGGATGCATTTCCTATGTGTGAGAGACTACCTAGCTCGAACTATGAGGCAAAAAAGATTGTCAACGATCTAGGCCTCCATTATGAGAAGATAGATGTGTGCAAAGATGATTGTGCACTTTATTATAAGGAGTATTCAGAAGCAACTCAATGTCCAGTTTGTAAACTTTCAAGATGGCAGCCAAATAAGGGTggtaaagggaaaaataaaaaggtaccATGGAAAGTTTTGCGGTATTTTCCACTTAAATCAAGGTTACAACGATTGTTTATGTCAACAAAGACTGCTGCGGATATGAAATGGCACCATGAAAAACGTGTTAATGATGGAGTGTTACGACATCCAGCAGATTGTGAAGCTTGGAAAAAATTTGACCAAATTCATGAGTCATTCGCAATGGATCCCCGTAATGTTAGGCTTGGACTAGCTACAGATGGGTTTAACCCATTTGGAAATATGAGTATTAAATACAGTGTCTGGCCTATTATCTTATTTCCATATAATCTTCCCCCTTGGATGTGCATGAAAGAGCCTTACTCATTGATGTCATTACTTATACCAGGTCCAAAGGGTCCTGGGAATGACATTGATGTATTCTTGAGGCCGTTGATTAATGAGTTGAAAGAATTGTGGGAAGATGGGGTGTGTACATATGATGCTTCAACAAAGGAGAACTTTCAGATGAGAGCAGCAGTGTTGTGGACTATCCATGACTTTCCTGCATATGCTGTTATTTCTGGTTGGAGTACAAAGGGAAATTTGGCGTGTCCTTGTTGTCATAATGAAACTACTCATTGCAGGTTACGAAATGGATATAAGATATGTTATATGGGACATCGTCGTTTTTTGGCCTTAGACCACAAATGGCGTAATAAGAAGTCACAATTTAAtggtaaaaaagaaaggaagacaGCACCCAAACGGTTATCTGGTGATGATGTGTTAAAACAAATTCGTCCATTAAAGCCAATTATATTTGGGAAAGGCCAGAAAAAGCAATTTCTAGAAGGGCATGGGCAGTTTCATAATTGGAAGAAGCATagcattttttttgaattgccATATTGGAGAACACTTTTGTTACGTCACAATTTGGATGTGATGcatgttgaaaaaaatatatttgacaATGTGATTGGGACAATTATGAATATTAAAGATAAGACGAAGGATTCTTTAAGCACTCGTCTTGATCTAAAAGAAATGGGTATACGACATACGCTCCACCCCATAGAGGTTAATGGGAAGATAGAGCTACCCCCAGCTTGCTATACACTGTCAAATGATGAGAAAAGGGCCATATGCTTATGgctaaaaaatcttaaatttccAGATGGCTATTCTGCAAATTTATCTCGATGTGTGAATATTGAGGAGAGAAAAATTTCTGGTATGAAGACTCATGATTGTCATGTTTTCCTAGAAAGATTACTCCCACTTGCAGTGCGTGACTTTTTACCTAAAAACGTATCTGATGCTTTGACTGAGTTAAGTAACTTTTTCAAAGAATTGTGTTCTAAAGTGTTACGAGTGGATGATTTGGATCGTCTTGAAACCCAAATTGCAATAACCCTCTGCAAATTAGAACAAATTTTTCCACCTTCTTTCTTTGATGTAATGGTTCACTTGGCCATTCACCTATCTTGGGAAGCTAAAGTTGCAGGTCCAGTGCAATACAGATGGATGTATCCAGTTGAGAG GTATTTGCGCAAGCTTAAGAATTATGTCCGTAATAAGGCACACGCAGAAGGGTCTATTGCAGAAAAGTATTTAGCAGATGAATGTCTAACATTTTGTTCTCGCTATTTACATGGAATAGAAACCAAATTTAATCGGGTAGAGCGAAATTATGATGGAGGTACTTCCGCATGTGCAAATACTTCTCAATTGTCCATATTCTCAACACCTGGACGACATTTAGGGAAAGCAATAAGGTGTGAGTTGAATGATGATCTTCACAATGCAGCAACATTTTATGTTCTTCAAAATTGTGTCGAAGCTGACCGATTTGTTGA AGAACATAAGAACATCCTTACAAATGGAGGTGTTCTTGACATTGACAGGGTGCATAAACAAGAATTTATTGCGTGGTTTGAAAAAAGA ATCACCGACTTATATAATACAAAGCAAGTTGATGGGCATATGCTTTCATTAGCTCGGGGTCCTGAGAAAAGGGCTGTTTTTTATCGTGGTTACAATGTTAACGGGTTTAGATTTCATACAAATCAATGTGATGAAAGTAAAAGAACACAAAATAATGGAGTTATGGTGAGAGGGGAGGATCAAAGTTGCAATGTGCCTTATTATGGACAACTAACAGACATTGTTGAACTTCAATATACTGAAGGGAACAaagttgtgttgtttaaatgtGATTGGTATGATGTATCTCGTGAAGGAATTGGTTATAAGAGAGATCGGCACGGAACCACTATTGTTAATACATCACGAAAGTTGAAAACCGTAGAGCCATTTGTATTAGCAAGTCAAGCAACTCAAGTTTACTATGTTAATGGAATAAAAGATCCCACATGGAATGTTGTGATTGAAACCAAACCACGAAACCTTTATGAAATGCCATCAGATGAAGAAGAGCCATACCAAGAAGAAGACAATTTACATTGTAATGCAAATGTGCTGcaagaagaaaatgaggatgATGATATAGATTGGAGAAGGAGTGGTGTTGAGAATATGATAATCGAGTGA